Proteins found in one Salvia splendens isolate huo1 chromosome 10, SspV2, whole genome shotgun sequence genomic segment:
- the LOC121752010 gene encoding casein kinase 1-like protein HD16 — MPELRSGARRSKRLGDLQPDPQTANQAENLLAPAQARTRRRGRGRGNATAVARGPSAATPSRPTAAGRGRGVRLVDLEPEQPGGVLPQTVGLGAPEAAVKRLEGAQNKDNIMAGGSRDKIMGVEEDASTTPVPERVQVGNSPLYKTERKLGKGGFGQVYVGRRVSGGTEGPGPDAIEVALKCEHRSSKGCSHGPPYEWQVYNALNGCYGIPWVHYKGRQGDFYILVMDMLGPSLWDVWNSLGQSMSPGMAACIAVEAISILEKLHMHGFVHGDVKPENFLLGRPGTAEEKKLYLIDLGLASRWKDASSGQHVEYDQRPDIFRGTIRYASVHAHLGRTGSRRDDLESLAYTLIFLIKGRLPWQGYQGDNKSFLVCKKKMSTSPELMCCFCPAPFKLFLEAVSNMKFDEEPNYSKLIALFDTLIDPCVSLRPIRIDGALKVGQKRGRLLLNLEEDEQPKKKIRLGSPATQWISVYNARRPMKQRYHYNVADSRLCQHVEKGNEDGLYISCVASATNLWALIMDAGTGFNAQVYELSAVFLHKDWIMEQWEQNYYISSIAGAANGSSLVVMSKGTPYTQQSYKVSESFPFKWINKKWKEGFHVTSMTTAGSRWGVVMSRNSGYSEQVVELDFLYPSEGIHRRWENGYRITSMAATADQAAFTLSIPRRKVMDETQETLRTSAFPSTHVKEKWSKNLYIASICYGRTVC, encoded by the exons ATGCCAGAATTGCGTAGCGGAGCACGGAGATCAAAACGGCTTGGCGATCTCCAACCTGACCCTCAAACTGCTAACCAAGCCGAGAATCTTCTTGCACCTGCTCAGGCTAGAACCAGGAGGAGAGGACGAGGGAGAGGCAATGCAACTGCCGTAGCAAGAGGGCCTTCTGCAGCAACACCCTCTAGGCCAACTGCTGCTGGTAGAGGCCGAGGGGTTAGGTTAGTAGATTTAGAGCCAGAGCAACCTGGGGGGGTTCTTCCTCAAACAGTTGGCCTTGGAGCGCCCGAAGCTGCAGTTAAGAGATTGGAGGGTGCCCAAAATAAGGATAATATCATGGCTGGTGGGAGTCGGGATAAAATAATGGGAGTTGAAGAAGACGCAAGTACAACTCCAGTGCCTGAGAGG GTACAAGTAGGTAATTCGCCTCTGTATAAGACAGAAAGGAAATTAGGTAAGGGTGGATTTGGGCAAGTTTATGTCGGCAGAAGGGTTAGTGGAGGCACTGAAGGACCTGGGCCTGATGCTATTGAG GTTGCGCTGAAGTGTGAACATCGGAGTAGTAAGGGCTGCAGTCATGGCCCTCCGTATGAATGGCAGGTGTACAA TGCTCTGAATGGATGTTATGGGATCCCATGGGTCCACTACAAGGGCCGGCAAGGAGATTTTTACATTCTG GTCATGGACATGCTCGGACCCAGTCTTTGGGATGTCTGGAATTCTTTAGGCCAGTC GATGTCTCCAGGTATGGCCGCTTGCATTGCTGTTGAGGCCATATCAATTCTTGAAAAGCTTCATATGCATGG GTTTGTTCATGGAGATGTGAAGCCAGAGAACTTTTTACTTGGTCGGCCAGGGACTGCTGAGGAGAAAAAGCTATATCTCATTGATCTTGGTCTAG CTTCAAGGTGGAAAGATGCATCATCTGGTCAGCATGTTGAATATGACCAGAGGCCAGATATATTCAG AGGCACAATAAGGTATGCAAGTGTTCATGCACATCTGGGTCGTACAGGGAGTAGGAGGGATGATCTTGAGTCACTTGCATACACCCTAATATTTCTCATTAAAGGGAGGTTACCATGGCAAGGTTATCAG GGCGACAACAAGAGTTTTCTAGTCTGTAAGAAGAAAATGTCCACTTCTCCTGAGTTAATGTGCTGCTTTTGCCCTGCTCCGTTCAAACTGTTCCTTGAGGCTGTTAGTAATATGAAGTTCGATGAGGAACCAAATTATTCGAAGCTGATAGCACTTTTTGATACTCTTATTGACCCTTGCGTGTCGCTGAGACCAATAAGAATTGATGGAGCTCTCAAG GTTGGTCAAAAGCGTGGAAGGTTGCTCTTAAACTTAGAGGAGGATGAGCAGCCGAAGAAGAAAATACGACTTGGTAGTCCCGCTACTCAGTGGATTTCGGTGTATAATGCACGTCGCCCGATGAAACAGAG ATACCACTACAATGTAGCAGATTCAAGGCTATGTCAGCATGTAGAGAAGGGCAATGAAGATGGTTTATATATTAGCTGTGTGGCTTCAGCGACAAACCTTTGGGCCTTGATCATGGATGCTGGGACTGGGTTCAATGCACAAGTGTATGAACTTTCAGCTGTCTTCCTTCATAAG GATTGGATAATGGAACAATGGGAACAAAATTATTACATCAGTTCTATAGCTGGTGCAGCTAATGGAAGTTCACTGGTTGTCATGTCTAAAG GAACTCCTTATACTCAGCAGTCGTATAAAGTTAGCGAGTCCTTTCCTTTCAAGTGGATAAATAAAAAGTGGAAAGAAGGTTTCCATGTCACATCCATGACTACTGCTGGAAGTCGTTGGGGTGTTGTGATGTCTAGGAACTCCGGATATTCTGAACAG GTTGTGGAGCTCGACTTTCTCTATCCCAGTGAAGGAATACATCGCAGATGGGAAAATGGTTACAGAATTACTTCCATGGCTGCAACTGCTGATCAAGCGGCCTTTACGCTGAGTATTCCTAGACGCAAAGTAATGGATGAGACCCAGGAGACCCTCAGGACATCTGCATTTCCAAGTACTCATGTGAAG GAAAAATGGTCGAAAAATCTCTACATCGCTTCGATATGTTATGGTCGAACTGTTTGCTGA
- the LOC121752012 gene encoding uncharacterized protein LOC121752012: MQACGYTALWPTSFDGGGRPKFSVRWSRRRPITASARLNHTHYDVLGLLPNASSSEIKKAYRLLALKYHPDVNKEAGANEDFKSVRLAYEVLINESTRSEYDRALRCQPSSRRPLGDEWSVSQEYEDGLRLYRWRKMQWDKYWEKHKIEEEEGDEDEDRESLFEVVRSAFLCVFLMQTVGVRLSLTFSSFMALVDRNLDAGYKFGYLIAWMVGGRGGVLLSIFLSFASWVWGKKSSGVVALVVVAMWFGSRCAPIPQGALLTLLYMSIKLHIDLN; the protein is encoded by the exons ATGCAGGCATGCGGCTACACAGCGCTGTGGCCTACCTCCTTCGATGGTGGCGGTCGTCCCAAATTCAGTGTTCGATGGAGTCGCCGTCGTCCAATCACAGCTTCCGCCCGCCTCAACCACACTCACTACGACGTCCTCGGCCTTTTACCTAACGCTTCCTCCTCTGAAATCAAGAAGGCCTACCGTCTTCTCGCTCTCAAG TATCATCCTGATGTTAATAAGGAAGCCGGAGCTAATGAGGATTTCAAGAGCGTCAGACTTGCTTATGAA GTACTGATCAATGAATCTACAAGAAGTGAATATGACAGAGCTCTCCGTTGTCAGCCTAGTAGCAGAAGGCCATTAGGGGATGAGTGGTCCGTCAGCCAAGAATACGAAGACGGGCTGAGACTGTACAGATGGCGTAAAATGCAGTGGGACAAGTATTGGGAGAAACATAAGATTGAGGAAGAGGAGGGCGATGAAGATGAGGACAGAGAATCCTTGTTTGAAGTTGTTCGATCAGCATTCCTGTGTGTGTTTCTGATGCAAACAGTGGGGGTGCGTCTATCTCTCACATTTAGTAGCTTTATGGCTCTGGTGGACCGAAATCTGGATGCGGGATATAAATTTGGGTATTTGATAGCATGGATGGTAGGTGGAAGGGGCGGGGTTTTGCTATCGATTTTCTTGTCATTTGCGAGTTGGGTGTGGGGGAAAAAGAGCAGCGGCGTAGTTGCTCTTGTAGTTGTTGCAATGTGGTTTGGTTCAAGGTGTGCTCCAATTCCACAAGGTGCTCTTCTCACTCTTCTCTACATGTCAATCAAGCTGCACATTGATCTAAACTAA
- the LOC121752679 gene encoding T-complex protein 1 subunit theta-like: MFSVCPKFAVITRTTFLLKACIQVCPKNPANFNVDNVRVAKLLGGGLNNSLVVRGLVLKSDAVGTIKRMENAKVAVFVGGVDTTATETKGTVLIHSADQLESYAKTEEAKVEELIKAVADSGAKVIVSGAAVGEMALHFCERYKLMVLKISSKFELRRFCRTTGAVALLKLSQPNPDDLGYVDSVSVEEIGGARVTIVKNEQGGNSISTVVLRGSTDSILDDLERAVDDGVNSYKAMCRDSRTVPGAAATEIELAKRLKEFSLKETGLDQYAIAKFAESFEMIPKTLAENAGLNAIDIISSLYAEHASGNTKVGIDLEEGACKDVSALKIWDLYITKFFALKYAADAACTVLRVDQIIMAKPAGGPRPPAQGAMDED; this comes from the exons ATGTTCAGTGTTTGTCCCAAGTTTGCCGTCATCACTCGTACAACCTTTTTGTTGAAGGCCTGTATACAAGTTTGTCCCAAGAACCCTGCAAATTTCAATGTGGATAACGTAAGAGTTGCAAAGCTATTGGGTGGAGGTTTGAATAATTCTTTAGTAGTCAGAGGTTTGGTATTGAAAAGTGATGCTGTGGGAACTATTAAGAGAATGGAAAATGCCAAG GTTGCTGTTTTTGTCGGGGGTGTTGATACAACTGCAACTGAAACTAAAGGAACTGTTCTTATTCACAGCGCTGACCAG CTTGAGAGTTATGCAAAGACTGAAGAAGCCAAGGTTGAGGAGCTTATCAAAGCAGTTGCAGATTCAGGTGCAAAGGTCATTGTTAGTGGAGCAGCTGTTGGGGAAATGGCATTGCATTTTTGCGAGCGCTATAA GCTCATGGTGTTAAAGATCAGCTCTAAATTTGAACTTCGACGATTTTGCCGCACCACTGGTGCAGTTGCTCTT TTAAAGCTAAGTCAGCCAAATCCAGATGATCTTGGATATGTGGATTCTGTTTCAGTGGAGGAGATAGGCGGGGCAAGA GTTACTATTGTAAAAAATGAGCAAGGGGGGAATTCTATTTCCACTGTTGTGCTGCGAGGGAGCACTGATAGCATATTGGATGATCTTGAAAGAGCGGTTGATGACGGTGTGAATTCATACAAG GCCATGTGCAGGGATAGTCGTACAGTACCTGGAGCAGCAGCTACTGAGATTGAATTAGCTAAAAGACTGAAAGAATTTTCTTTGAAAGAAACAGG GTTGGATCAGTATGCAATAGCAAAATTTGCTGAAAGTTTTGAAATGATACCAAAGACATTAGCTGAAAATGCTGGGCTCAATGCTATTGATATTATATCATCTTTGTATGCTGAGCATGCATCTGGTAACACCAAAGTGGGCATTGATTTGGAGGAAGGTGCCTGCAAGGATGTGTCTGCCTTGAAAATATGGGATCTCTACATCACCAA ATTCTTTGCTCTAAAATATGCTGCAGATGCTGCCTGCACTGTCCTGCGGGTGGATCAG ATCATTATGGCGAAACCAGCCGGTGGCCCAAGGCCGCCTGCACAAGGAGCAATGGATGAAGACTAA
- the LOC121750322 gene encoding putative H/ACA ribonucleoprotein complex subunit 1-like protein 1, which translates to MRPPRGRGGGGFRGGRDGGGRGFRGGGGGRFGGGGGRFGPRDEGPPSEVIEVSTFVNACEGDAVTKLSQEKIPYFNAPIYLENKTQIGKVDEIFGPINESFFSIKMMEGIVATSYSSGDKFYIDPAKLLPLARFLPQPKGQGQSARGGRGGGRGGGRGGRGGGGGFRGRGAPRGGRGGGFRGGSRGGGSFRGRGRY; encoded by the exons ATGAGGCCTCCCAGGGGACGCGGTGGTGGAGGCTTTAGGGGTGGCCGAGACGGCGGCGGACGTGGCTTTcgaggaggaggtggaggccGTTTCGGAGGGGGCGGCGGCCGTTTTGGTCCTCGCGACGAAGGCCCTCCTTCTGAAGTCATTG AGGTTTCGACATTTGTTAATGCTTGTGAGGGCGATGCGGTGACGAAGCTTTCTCAGGAGAAAATACCCTACTTCAATGCCCCAATCTACCTTGAGAACAAGACGCAGATTGGCAAAGTCGATGAAATCTTCGGTCCCATCAATGAGTCT TTCTTTTCGATTAAGATGATGGAGGGCATTGTTGCGACGTCATATTCTTCCGGAGATAAATTCTACATTGATCCAGCTAAGCTTTTGCCACTCGCCAGATTTCTCCCCCAGCCTAA gGGACAAGGGCAATCTGCTAGAGGTGGACGTGGTGGAGGAAGAGGtggtggaagaggaggaagaggtggtggaggaggatTCCGTGGAAGGGGTGCTCCTCGAGGTGGTAGAGGTGGTGGATTTAGGGGTGGTAGTCGCGGCGGCGGTAGTTTCAGGGGCAGAGGAAGATATTAG